One Prosthecobacter dejongeii DNA window includes the following coding sequences:
- the mpl gene encoding UDP-N-acetylmuramate:L-alanyl-gamma-D-glutamyl-meso-diaminopimelate ligase, with the protein MSSFKHLHFIGICGTAMGSTAAALRTLGYTISGSDEKVYPPMSDVLRQAGITLTEGYRAENLPAGADLYIVGNAISRGNEELETVLERKLPYISMAELLKQEVIQGKRSFVVSGTHGKTTTTTMLAWIFEHAGKDPGFMIGGVPENFTSGARFNHSDLFVIEGDEYDTAYFDKRSKFLHYLPECVIVNNMEFDHADIFPDFAAIQLTFQRLLNSVPRNGLVLLNGDDKNCTSLKSYAPVKTVGTGENCSERILITEASPEGTAFEINGVAFSVPMIGEFNVRNAAMCVCAARHAGLTDDEIRAGLETFKGIRRRQQVRGVVGGITVMDDFGHHPTALRETLRGLRQKYPGQRLWAVFEPRSNTSRRNVLQNDLIEALKEADGSVIAAVANPEKVADSERLDPETVANSVTSAGKACFHEPDTDAIVARLKAETRAGDVIVIFSNGGFDGIHGKLLAALA; encoded by the coding sequence ATGTCCTCCTTCAAGCATCTTCATTTCATCGGCATCTGCGGCACGGCCATGGGCTCCACCGCAGCGGCTCTCCGCACTCTTGGTTATACCATTTCTGGCTCGGACGAAAAGGTTTATCCCCCCATGTCAGACGTGCTGCGGCAGGCGGGCATCACCCTCACAGAAGGTTACCGGGCAGAGAACCTGCCGGCGGGTGCAGACCTCTACATCGTGGGTAATGCCATCTCCCGTGGCAATGAGGAACTGGAGACCGTGCTGGAAAGGAAGCTGCCCTACATCTCCATGGCGGAGCTGCTGAAGCAGGAAGTCATCCAGGGAAAGCGCAGCTTTGTCGTCAGCGGCACCCATGGGAAGACCACTACCACCACCATGCTGGCCTGGATCTTTGAGCACGCGGGGAAAGACCCCGGCTTCATGATCGGTGGCGTTCCAGAAAATTTCACCAGCGGGGCTCGCTTCAATCACAGTGATCTTTTTGTGATCGAGGGGGATGAGTATGACACCGCTTATTTCGACAAGCGGTCCAAGTTCCTGCATTACCTACCGGAGTGCGTCATCGTGAATAACATGGAGTTTGACCACGCGGATATTTTCCCGGATTTCGCGGCTATCCAACTGACCTTTCAGCGCCTGCTCAACAGCGTGCCACGCAATGGCCTGGTGCTGCTGAATGGCGATGACAAGAACTGCACCTCCCTGAAGAGCTATGCCCCAGTGAAAACAGTGGGCACGGGCGAAAACTGTAGCGAGCGTATCCTCATCACGGAGGCGAGCCCAGAGGGCACGGCCTTTGAGATCAATGGCGTGGCCTTCAGCGTGCCGATGATCGGCGAATTTAATGTGCGCAATGCCGCCATGTGCGTGTGTGCGGCCCGCCACGCAGGCCTAACCGATGATGAAATCCGCGCCGGGTTGGAGACCTTCAAGGGCATCCGCCGTCGCCAGCAGGTGCGTGGTGTGGTGGGTGGCATCACGGTGATGGATGACTTTGGTCATCATCCCACAGCCTTGCGTGAAACGCTGCGTGGCCTGCGCCAGAAATACCCTGGCCAGCGCCTGTGGGCCGTTTTTGAGCCCCGGTCTAACACCAGCCGCCGCAACGTATTGCAGAATGATCTGATCGAGGCCCTGAAAGAGGCCGACGGTTCCGTCATCGCAGCGGTGGCCAATCCTGAAAAGGTGGCTGACTCTGAAAGGCTGGACCCTGAAACCGTGGCGAATAGTGTGACCTCCGCTGGCAAAGCCTGTTTCCATGAACCGGATACCGACGCCATCGTGGCCCGGCTGAAGGCGGAAACTCGCGCCGGAGATGTCATCGTCATCTTCAGTAACGGGGGATTCGACGGCATCCATGGCAAGTTGCTCGCGGCCCTGGCTTGA
- a CDS encoding enolase-like domain-containing protein — protein MSFMRFQIHDFRFHVLPMRTRFPFRYGIASMCALPHLLVRVEMSVNGKTIQGTASEGLPPKWFTKDPHSYFEQDLAEMLAVVQNASRIARLASATPVTFFAWWQTLYQEQARWASVKQIPSLLANLGVSLMERAVLDALAKAAGTPLHSLLGSDCLGINLGEIHEELHGLSVARVLAPQPLSQINVRHTVGLGDPLFAQDIPAEEKLHDGLPHALDESIRAYGLRYFKIKVCGQPETDLQRLREITTVLTRECHTGFHATLDGNEQFLDLASFRDFYETLRAEPALAPLFQNLLLIEQPLHRAHALKDDVAPAFAAWQDGPGLIIDESDSAVTDLPRALALGYIGTSHKNCKGIVKGLANAALLKVRAATSSRPLILSGEDLANVGPVALLQDLAMMAALGVTHVERNGHHYFKGLSMHPDAIQNAALLHHGDLYRQHESGFPTLHIRKGRLDLHSVNAAPFGCAFELDLESYEPLNAWIKRGGMTEL, from the coding sequence ATGTCCTTCATGCGATTTCAGATTCACGACTTCCGTTTTCATGTGCTGCCCATGCGCACGCGTTTTCCCTTTCGGTATGGGATTGCCAGCATGTGCGCCCTGCCCCACCTGCTGGTGCGGGTGGAGATGAGCGTGAATGGCAAGACCATCCAGGGCACCGCCAGTGAAGGCCTGCCGCCCAAATGGTTTACCAAAGATCCTCACAGCTATTTTGAGCAGGATCTGGCTGAGATGCTGGCCGTGGTCCAGAATGCCTCCCGCATCGCTCGTTTAGCGTCAGCCACACCCGTCACATTTTTTGCTTGGTGGCAGACTTTGTATCAAGAGCAGGCCCGCTGGGCTAGCGTGAAACAGATCCCCTCCCTGCTGGCCAACCTGGGTGTGAGCCTCATGGAGCGGGCCGTGCTGGATGCTCTCGCCAAAGCAGCAGGCACGCCCCTGCATTCTTTGTTAGGCTCTGACTGCCTAGGCATTAATCTGGGAGAGATTCATGAGGAGCTGCACGGTCTTTCGGTGGCCCGAGTCTTAGCTCCACAGCCTCTATCTCAGATCAACGTGCGCCACACCGTGGGTCTGGGAGATCCGCTCTTCGCTCAAGACATCCCAGCAGAGGAAAAACTGCATGATGGACTTCCTCACGCTCTCGATGAATCCATCCGCGCCTATGGGCTGCGCTACTTTAAGATCAAAGTTTGCGGCCAGCCAGAAACTGATCTGCAACGGCTGCGCGAAATCACTACGGTTCTCACTCGCGAATGTCACACGGGCTTTCACGCCACGCTGGATGGCAATGAGCAGTTTCTAGACCTCGCCTCCTTCCGCGACTTTTACGAGACGCTGCGAGCCGAACCTGCCCTCGCCCCACTTTTTCAAAACCTGCTGCTCATTGAGCAACCACTGCATCGCGCCCATGCACTGAAAGACGACGTCGCTCCTGCCTTCGCCGCTTGGCAGGATGGGCCTGGACTCATCATTGATGAATCCGACAGCGCAGTGACCGACCTCCCCCGCGCCTTGGCTCTGGGCTACATCGGCACCAGTCACAAGAACTGCAAAGGCATCGTCAAAGGCCTAGCCAATGCGGCTTTGCTGAAAGTGCGGGCGGCCACTTCTTCGCGCCCACTCATTCTCAGTGGCGAAGATCTAGCCAATGTGGGCCCCGTAGCCCTACTGCAAGATCTGGCCATGATGGCCGCCCTGGGGGTGACGCATGTGGAGCGCAATGGCCACCACTATTTCAAAGGACTCTCGATGCATCCCGATGCCATACAAAACGCCGCCCTCCTGCACCATGGCGATCTTTATCGCCAGCATGAAAGTGGCTTTCCCACGCTGCATATTCGCAAAGGGCGGTTGGATCTTCACAGTGTCAATGCAGCGCCCTTTGGTTGCGCGTTTGAGCTGGATCTCGAGAGCTATGAACCCCTGAATGCCTGGATCAAACGCGGCGGCATGACGGAGTTGTGA
- a CDS encoding SGNH/GDSL hydrolase family protein gives MKLRPLLLSLLSLALVAPAWSQETKAPAKKAVPNPSLLPVQDVAGLPRVLLIGDSISMGYTLPTRKLLEGVANVHRIPQNGGPTKNGVANIEKWLGNSKWAVIHFNWGIHDLKFMPDGKRQVEAADYEANLRTLVTRLQKTGAKLIWATTTPIPKGPLLPPREFGEVSEYNAIAAKVMQENGVTINDLNAWITPKLPEMQKQQDVHYHEAGSEYLAQKVAQEIKAALAGAK, from the coding sequence ATGAAACTTCGCCCTCTGCTGCTATCGTTGCTCTCGCTGGCCCTTGTGGCACCTGCCTGGTCCCAAGAAACCAAGGCTCCCGCCAAAAAAGCAGTGCCGAATCCCTCGCTCCTGCCCGTGCAGGATGTGGCGGGCCTCCCCCGCGTGCTGCTGATCGGGGATTCCATCTCCATGGGCTACACGCTACCCACACGGAAGCTGCTGGAAGGCGTGGCCAATGTACACCGCATTCCCCAGAATGGTGGGCCGACCAAAAATGGTGTGGCCAACATCGAAAAGTGGTTGGGTAACAGCAAGTGGGCGGTCATCCATTTCAACTGGGGTATCCATGACCTGAAGTTCATGCCGGATGGCAAACGTCAGGTGGAAGCTGCGGACTATGAAGCGAATCTTCGCACGCTGGTGACACGCTTACAAAAGACGGGAGCGAAGCTGATCTGGGCCACCACGACGCCCATTCCAAAAGGCCCACTGCTCCCACCGCGCGAGTTTGGTGAAGTGAGCGAATACAATGCCATCGCCGCCAAGGTCATGCAGGAGAATGGTGTCACCATCAACGATTTGAACGCCTGGATCACTCCCAAACTACCCGAGATGCAGAAACAGCAGGACGTGCATTATCATGAGGCAGGCTCTGAGTACCTGGCGCAAAAAGTCGCGCAAGAAATCAAGGCTGCGTTGGCGGGAGCGAAGTAG
- a CDS encoding NfeD family protein — protein MKSALLLPLLVCLSLWIMIGHGQAQTGSYKGKVVIIPVGEEDLIARARFEFMSRTLERCTDEGAEAVIFDLDTPGGLLWDTVDLMMNDLQKLKPRSFAFVNKRALSAGAMIAVATDGIYMAPTSTAGAATPIYGNAQEMGDAERAKMNSATMGMARAVAKRKGHDPRVIEAMIDMSRELKVGDLVLDTKDSILTLDAQEATMKLDGKPVFAKGIVDSLDDIKKAEGLKGATVTAEPTMFEAIAIWVTKYAAILILIGVAGGYLEMQTPGFGIPGFVSIAAFSLFFFGHYVAGSLVGQETAVVAALFVIGVFLLILELALFPGLLVPGILGFFLIMVALVYTMSGWEVPLPTPLPGDGKDIPQEVGFDLQVYALGLRNFALGILGAGVLILAVFRFLPETGPFKKLVLTSSIDGGEAMMTPTVSLSVGNEGHACSALRPYGTVQFGERRLEAMVEGGYLPNGTPVRIREIQGPKIIVEPLV, from the coding sequence ATGAAGTCTGCCCTGCTCCTGCCGCTGTTGGTTTGCCTCAGTCTGTGGATCATGATCGGTCATGGCCAGGCACAGACAGGCAGTTATAAAGGCAAAGTGGTCATCATCCCGGTGGGGGAGGAGGATCTCATCGCCCGCGCCCGGTTTGAGTTCATGTCCCGCACGCTGGAACGTTGCACGGATGAAGGCGCTGAAGCGGTGATCTTTGACCTGGATACCCCTGGCGGGCTTCTTTGGGACACGGTGGACCTCATGATGAATGACCTGCAAAAGCTGAAACCCCGCAGCTTTGCCTTCGTCAATAAACGCGCCCTTTCCGCCGGCGCGATGATCGCCGTGGCCACCGATGGCATCTACATGGCCCCCACCAGCACTGCCGGGGCTGCCACGCCCATTTATGGCAATGCCCAGGAAATGGGCGATGCCGAACGCGCGAAGATGAACTCTGCCACCATGGGCATGGCCCGTGCCGTAGCCAAACGCAAAGGCCACGACCCGCGTGTGATCGAGGCCATGATTGACATGAGTCGTGAGCTGAAAGTGGGCGATCTCGTGCTGGATACGAAGGACTCCATCCTCACTCTGGATGCCCAGGAAGCGACCATGAAACTGGATGGCAAACCGGTCTTTGCGAAAGGTATCGTGGACAGCCTGGACGACATCAAAAAGGCTGAAGGGCTGAAAGGAGCCACGGTCACAGCCGAACCGACGATGTTTGAGGCCATTGCCATCTGGGTCACCAAATATGCAGCCATCCTCATTCTCATCGGCGTGGCGGGTGGGTATCTTGAAATGCAGACGCCAGGGTTTGGCATTCCCGGATTTGTTTCCATCGCTGCTTTCAGCTTGTTCTTTTTTGGTCATTATGTGGCGGGCAGTCTGGTGGGCCAGGAGACAGCGGTGGTGGCAGCGCTGTTTGTCATTGGCGTGTTTCTACTCATCCTTGAGCTCGCCCTCTTCCCCGGTCTGCTGGTGCCAGGCATCCTCGGTTTTTTCCTCATCATGGTGGCCCTGGTTTACACCATGTCCGGCTGGGAAGTGCCGCTTCCGACCCCATTGCCAGGAGATGGCAAAGACATCCCGCAGGAGGTGGGGTTCGATCTCCAGGTCTATGCCCTTGGGCTGCGCAACTTTGCGTTAGGCATCCTCGGTGCGGGCGTTCTCATTCTGGCCGTGTTCCGCTTCTTGCCTGAAACGGGTCCGTTTAAGAAATTGGTACTCACCTCCTCCATTGATGGTGGCGAGGCGATGATGACACCCACGGTCTCTTTGAGTGTGGGGAATGAGGGCCATGCTTGCAGTGCCCTGCGCCCTTACGGCACCGTTCAGTTTGGTGAGCGCCGCCTGGAGGCCATGGTGGAAGGTGGCTACCTGCCCAATGGCACCCCCGTCCGCATTCGCGAAATCCAGGGCCCGAAGATCATCGTGGAGCCGTTGGTGTAA
- a CDS encoding glycosyltransferase family 4 protein, protein MRILHLTPGTGNFHCGSCLRDHALIKALRSRGHDAIMAPLYLPLVTDREAPNPEIGIRVGGISLYLQQKLPWFRFMPRFIHRWLDKPERLRFASKFMGMTSPRDLGEMALGALQGEGGRQWPEWKRLIEWIRTEGRPDVISLSNSLLMGLCPAIERDLGIPVVVSLQGEDSFLDTLIEPYRSQSWSAMRVNAQHVSRFVAPSQFYARVMQEKLGVGEEKMAVVYNGLDANSFGVAEPDPNWPVIGYFARMIHGKGLTTLVDAYIELAKRGTVPRVKLKIGGAKTAADDKYVNGLKKKLQQAGLTQRVEWHPNLNFTDKVKFFRNLTVMSVPATYGEAFGLYIVEAMASGVPVVQPEHGAFPELIAASGGGVLCAPDDVSSLADALETLLQDDHQREQITNKGLQGVRNEFSAARMAERFDEVLTAARG, encoded by the coding sequence ATGCGCATCCTCCACCTCACGCCCGGCACCGGCAACTTTCACTGCGGAAGCTGCCTGCGAGATCATGCGCTGATCAAAGCCCTGCGCTCACGCGGGCATGATGCCATCATGGCTCCGCTCTACCTCCCACTGGTGACGGATCGCGAGGCACCCAACCCTGAGATTGGCATTCGGGTAGGGGGCATCTCCTTGTATTTGCAGCAGAAGCTGCCCTGGTTCCGTTTCATGCCGCGATTCATCCACCGTTGGTTGGATAAACCGGAGCGGCTGCGTTTTGCCTCCAAATTCATGGGCATGACTAGCCCGCGCGATCTTGGCGAAATGGCCTTGGGGGCCTTGCAAGGCGAAGGCGGCCGCCAGTGGCCGGAGTGGAAGCGCCTCATCGAATGGATCCGCACCGAGGGTCGCCCCGATGTGATCTCCCTTTCTAATAGCCTGCTCATGGGCCTTTGCCCAGCCATCGAGCGTGATCTCGGCATCCCCGTGGTCGTTTCGCTTCAGGGGGAAGATTCCTTTCTCGATACCTTGATCGAGCCTTACCGCAGCCAGTCCTGGTCCGCCATGCGGGTGAATGCGCAGCATGTTTCCCGGTTCGTCGCTCCCAGCCAGTTTTACGCCCGCGTGATGCAGGAGAAACTGGGCGTAGGTGAGGAAAAAATGGCCGTGGTTTACAATGGCCTGGATGCCAACTCCTTCGGCGTGGCCGAGCCCGACCCCAACTGGCCCGTGATCGGCTACTTCGCCCGCATGATCCATGGCAAAGGCCTCACCACCCTGGTGGATGCCTACATTGAACTCGCCAAACGCGGCACGGTCCCACGGGTGAAACTGAAGATCGGCGGGGCCAAAACCGCCGCCGATGACAAGTACGTCAACGGTCTGAAAAAGAAGCTCCAGCAGGCCGGGCTGACCCAGCGCGTGGAGTGGCACCCCAACCTGAATTTCACCGACAAAGTGAAGTTCTTCCGCAACCTCACCGTCATGTCCGTGCCCGCCACTTATGGCGAGGCTTTTGGCCTTTACATCGTCGAGGCCATGGCCAGTGGCGTGCCTGTGGTGCAGCCTGAGCATGGCGCCTTCCCCGAGCTCATTGCGGCCTCCGGTGGCGGCGTTTTGTGTGCACCCGATGACGTGAGCTCCTTGGCAGATGCCCTGGAAACCCTGCTGCAGGATGACCACCAGCGGGAACAGATCACCAACAAGGGGTTGCAAGGTGTGCGCAACGAATTCAGCGCCGCACGCATGGCTGAGCGTTTCGATGAAGTTCTCACCGCAGCTCGTGGTTAG
- the dprA gene encoding DNA-processing protein DprA encodes MTRTEAYLALNLIPQVGPVRIRRLVQAFGSPEAALRARASEIAQVESFGPKQAEAIAAWESVVELEQELRKIQDRGLTLLTQEDDLYPPLLKGIYDAPILLYVWGELQKRDHQAIGVVGSRHATIYGMNATKKLSFQIAYAGYTVISGLARGIDTAAHEAALAAKGRTVAVIGSGMGKLYPPENIALAQRISENGAVISEYPVDRMADRQTFPYRNRVVAGWGSGLLVVEAPIKSGSLITAQQATEQGRSVYAVPGPIDKPTSSGCNRLIQQGAKLVMDAADILDDLTTLFPTAPIAPKVEPVSSPANLTLDEKILYQTLSTEELHIDEVTSRSGLATATVNVNLMRLEMKRLVRALPGRRYVRVG; translated from the coding sequence ATGACCCGCACGGAAGCCTACCTAGCCCTGAACCTGATCCCCCAAGTGGGACCGGTGCGCATTCGGCGGCTGGTGCAGGCCTTTGGCTCTCCTGAAGCCGCGCTGCGGGCCAGGGCATCTGAAATCGCCCAGGTGGAAAGTTTTGGCCCGAAGCAGGCGGAAGCCATTGCGGCCTGGGAAAGCGTGGTGGAACTGGAGCAGGAGCTGCGAAAGATTCAAGATCGCGGCTTAACCCTGCTAACTCAGGAGGATGATCTCTACCCTCCCCTCCTCAAGGGCATCTACGATGCACCCATCCTGCTCTACGTATGGGGGGAGCTGCAAAAGCGCGACCATCAGGCCATCGGCGTGGTGGGCAGCCGCCATGCGACGATCTACGGCATGAATGCGACCAAGAAGCTCAGCTTTCAGATCGCCTATGCGGGTTACACCGTCATCAGCGGTCTGGCGCGTGGCATTGATACCGCCGCTCATGAGGCTGCCCTGGCGGCTAAAGGACGCACTGTGGCGGTCATCGGCTCAGGCATGGGGAAACTCTATCCGCCTGAAAACATTGCCCTGGCCCAGCGCATCTCTGAAAATGGTGCCGTCATCAGTGAATACCCGGTGGATCGCATGGCAGATCGCCAGACCTTCCCGTATCGCAACCGCGTGGTGGCAGGCTGGGGCAGTGGGCTGCTGGTGGTGGAGGCCCCGATCAAGAGCGGCTCTCTCATCACAGCGCAGCAGGCCACTGAGCAGGGCCGCTCCGTCTATGCCGTGCCAGGGCCCATTGACAAGCCCACCTCCAGCGGCTGCAATCGCCTCATTCAGCAAGGGGCCAAGCTGGTGATGGATGCGGCGGATATCCTGGATGACCTCACCACCCTTTTCCCCACAGCCCCCATCGCGCCTAAGGTGGAACCCGTCTCGTCTCCTGCCAATCTCACCTTGGATGAAAAGATTCTCTACCAGACATTGAGCACGGAAGAACTGCACATTGATGAAGTGACATCCCGCTCAGGCCTGGCCACAGCCACGGTGAATGTCAACCTCATGCGCCTGGAAATGAAACGTCTCGTCCGGGCATTGCCTGGCCGACGTTATGTTCGTGTGGGATGA
- a CDS encoding L,D-transpeptidase family protein, translating to MTDASSFLRSALTLLAAGLLMSSCSSAPKEAAGQAGPPKRDDSFWIGDQVAGSPKLVIDLSAQRLRYYKGGKLVGLSPISSGRDGHDTPTGSFKITQKDVYHRSSIYGAYVDAEGNVVMEDVDSRIDPCPAGARFVGAKMHYFMRVVGAVGMHEGYLPGYPASHGCIRLPTKMASIFYHATPHGTPVQVTGNAAYAKYEPPVPLAPVTSEKVKKPKSNAPDGGMRPGSRKKAPKKGTVPPGTTLYL from the coding sequence ATGACTGACGCCTCCTCCTTTCTCCGCTCTGCATTGACCCTCTTGGCCGCAGGTTTATTGATGAGCAGTTGCAGTTCGGCTCCAAAGGAAGCAGCCGGCCAGGCGGGACCGCCCAAGCGGGACGACAGCTTTTGGATCGGTGATCAGGTGGCAGGCAGTCCCAAACTGGTCATTGACCTGTCGGCGCAGCGCCTTCGCTATTACAAGGGCGGCAAGTTGGTGGGCCTATCCCCCATTTCCTCGGGCCGTGATGGTCATGACACCCCCACAGGCAGTTTCAAGATCACCCAGAAAGATGTTTATCACCGTTCGTCCATTTACGGAGCTTATGTGGATGCGGAGGGAAATGTGGTGATGGAAGATGTGGATTCGCGTATTGATCCCTGCCCGGCGGGGGCGCGATTTGTCGGGGCCAAGATGCATTACTTCATGCGTGTGGTCGGGGCGGTGGGCATGCATGAGGGATACCTGCCGGGGTATCCAGCGTCGCATGGCTGCATCCGCCTGCCGACCAAGATGGCCTCCATCTTCTATCATGCCACTCCCCACGGCACGCCCGTGCAGGTAACGGGCAATGCAGCATACGCCAAGTATGAACCGCCAGTGCCACTGGCCCCAGTGACTTCCGAAAAGGTGAAGAAGCCGAAGTCCAATGCCCCCGATGGCGGGATGCGCCCAGGAAGCCGTAAAAAGGCTCCTAAAAAAGGGACTGTGCCACCAGGGACCACTCTGTATCTTTGA
- a CDS encoding DUF1501 domain-containing protein, whose translation MFSSRRSFLQTTGCGFGYLAASALAQRQAWAAGTAGMGRQPHHAPRAKRVIFLFMQGGVSHVDSYDYKPRLLKDDQKIIDIADPRTVAKTGKGSPQRLKQPLWEFAQHGESGRWASNLFPHINRHVDDLCFLHGMHTEGVAHGPATLFMHTGTTSFIRPSMGAWVMYGLGSENENLPGFVTISPSLGNGGPRNYGNAFLPALYQGTPLGRSGLPSKEATIKNIVNTTWTPEQQRRQYELLGALNAQQLRPGDNEIEAVIQSYELAWRMQNKAPDALDLAQESESTLSLYGIGDKTTDNFGRQCLMARRMAEQGVRYIQVNYGDNSNNPAWDQHSNLPKHGDHAAAVDKPIAGLLADLKQRGLLEDTLVWWGGEFGRTPYAERNGTGRDHNPAGFTVWLAGGGVKAGFAHGATDDIGFQAVEGKVHMHDLHATVLHLLGLDHEKLTFNYAGRDFRLTDVHGHVVKEILA comes from the coding sequence ATGTTCTCTTCCCGACGTTCCTTTCTCCAGACCACGGGCTGTGGTTTTGGGTACCTCGCCGCGTCTGCGCTGGCGCAGCGGCAGGCGTGGGCGGCGGGCACTGCTGGTATGGGAAGGCAGCCGCATCATGCACCGAGGGCCAAGCGGGTCATCTTCCTCTTCATGCAGGGTGGGGTTAGTCATGTGGACTCTTATGATTACAAACCTCGGCTGCTGAAGGATGACCAGAAGATCATTGATATTGCCGATCCACGCACGGTGGCGAAGACGGGCAAGGGATCTCCCCAGCGCCTAAAGCAGCCCCTCTGGGAGTTCGCTCAGCATGGTGAATCCGGGCGCTGGGCCTCCAATCTTTTTCCGCACATCAATCGCCATGTGGATGACCTGTGCTTCCTGCATGGCATGCATACGGAAGGCGTGGCCCATGGCCCAGCCACGCTGTTTATGCACACGGGCACCACCAGCTTCATCCGCCCCAGCATGGGCGCCTGGGTGATGTATGGACTGGGGTCGGAAAATGAAAATCTTCCCGGTTTTGTCACCATCAGCCCCAGCCTGGGCAATGGTGGGCCTCGCAATTATGGCAATGCCTTCCTGCCTGCCCTTTATCAGGGCACTCCTCTCGGCCGCAGTGGCTTGCCCAGCAAAGAGGCCACCATCAAAAACATTGTCAATACCACCTGGACTCCGGAGCAGCAGAGGCGGCAGTATGAGTTGTTAGGCGCGCTGAATGCCCAACAGCTTCGCCCTGGTGATAACGAGATCGAGGCTGTGATTCAGAGCTACGAACTCGCCTGGCGCATGCAGAACAAAGCACCCGATGCGCTGGACCTCGCCCAGGAATCCGAATCCACGCTGAGCCTCTACGGCATCGGGGACAAGACCACGGACAACTTTGGCCGCCAGTGCCTCATGGCCCGCCGCATGGCTGAGCAGGGGGTGCGCTACATCCAGGTGAATTACGGGGATAACTCCAACAACCCAGCCTGGGATCAGCACAGCAATCTGCCCAAGCATGGTGACCACGCCGCTGCGGTGGACAAACCCATTGCCGGACTGCTGGCAGACCTCAAACAGCGCGGACTGTTGGAAGATACGCTCGTCTGGTGGGGCGGCGAATTTGGCCGCACCCCTTACGCCGAAAGAAACGGCACCGGACGCGACCACAACCCCGCCGGATTCACCGTCTGGCTGGCCGGCGGCGGTGTGAAGGCTGGCTTTGCCCATGGGGCTACGGATGACATCGGCTTCCAGGCAGTGGAGGGCAAAGTCCACATGCATGATCTGCATGCGACCGTGCTTCATTTGTTAGGCTTGGATCATGAAAAACTCACCTTCAACTATGCCGGTCGCGACTTCCGTCTCACGGATGTCCATGGTCATGTAGTGAAGGAAATCCTCGCGTAA
- a CDS encoding SDR family NAD(P)-dependent oxidoreductase codes for MNTRYDVEGMSVVVMGGTTGLGLSAAQALVANGAHVVVTSRSEANVQSALQILGSGACGFAGDASQPETAEKAVALAVENFGRLDALYHVAGGSGRSRGDGPLHEMTDAGLSYTLDLNLASLILSNRAAVRQFLLQGGGGCILNMGSVLGWSPSPEFFASHAYAAAKAGIVGFSQSIASYYAKQNIRVNVIAPALVETPMSQRAVGNEAIVRFVAAKQPLDGGRVGNPEDVEGAALFLLSRAAKFITGQVLAVDGGWTVSEGREA; via the coding sequence ATGAACACTCGCTACGATGTCGAAGGAATGTCCGTGGTCGTCATGGGCGGCACCACGGGGCTGGGGCTGTCCGCCGCGCAGGCTTTGGTGGCGAATGGGGCACACGTGGTCGTGACCAGTCGCAGCGAGGCCAATGTGCAGTCGGCCTTGCAGATCCTAGGCAGCGGGGCTTGTGGGTTCGCCGGAGATGCCAGCCAGCCTGAAACGGCAGAGAAAGCCGTGGCACTCGCTGTTGAGAATTTTGGGCGACTGGATGCCCTCTATCACGTGGCTGGAGGCAGTGGTCGCTCGCGTGGAGATGGGCCTCTGCATGAGATGACGGATGCAGGCCTGAGCTACACGCTGGATCTCAATCTCGCCTCCCTCATCCTGTCAAATCGCGCGGCGGTGCGCCAGTTTCTCCTCCAGGGTGGGGGAGGGTGCATACTCAACATGGGCAGCGTCCTCGGCTGGTCGCCCTCGCCCGAGTTTTTTGCCAGCCATGCCTATGCGGCGGCGAAGGCGGGCATCGTCGGTTTCAGCCAATCCATCGCCAGTTACTACGCCAAGCAAAACATCCGGGTGAACGTCATCGCACCCGCTTTGGTGGAGACTCCCATGTCCCAGCGGGCCGTGGGAAATGAGGCCATCGTCCGTTTTGTCGCGGCCAAACAGCCTCTGGATGGTGGGCGTGTGGGCAATCCGGAGGATGTAGAAGGGGCCGCCCTCTTCCTGCTATCACGAGCGGCAAAATTCATCACTGGGCAGGTACTGGCTGTGGATGGTGGGTGGACAGTTTCGGAGGGGCGTGAAGCTTAG